In a genomic window of Salegentibacter salegens:
- a CDS encoding NupC/NupG family nucleoside CNT transporter, with translation MNKTWFCLILVLFSVTSTFSQDISKTWTLEQDSGQENFINGNTLNLNEGFFSISKTEDTLAQGDYIFQNKLLVLFYNTPQDSIVNYRVSSLTDSSLVINQANKEFHFKNTEFNNPKEVIPAPMVKEMIPSAGLSASSIGRGALGMLTLLVIAFLFSNNRKAINWKTIGIGIGAQLLLAIGVLKITFIQNIFEFVGNIFVLILDFTAAGSEFLLGGMMDVDSFGFIFLFQVLPTIIFFSALTSVLFYLGVIQIVVKGLAMVLTRLLGISGAESLSVAGNIFLGQTEAPLMIKAYLERMNRSEILLVMIGGMATVAGGVLAAYIGFLGGDDPELRLQFAKHLLAASVMAAPGAIVVSKILYPQQNKINTNVDVSSDKIGSNILDAIANGTTEGLKLAANVAAMLLVFIAFIAMINYVLNWTGSWTGINAILAENTPYTGFSLEAILGTIFAPLMWLIGVAKEDMMLMGQLLGIKLAASEFVGYVQLADLKNTANALSLTYEKSVIMATYMLCGFANFASIGIQIGGIGSLAPGQRKTLSEFGMKALIGGTIASLLSATIAGMIIG, from the coding sequence ATGAATAAAACCTGGTTTTGCCTGATTTTAGTTCTATTTAGTGTGACCAGCACTTTTTCTCAAGACATTTCAAAAACCTGGACTTTAGAGCAAGATTCTGGCCAGGAAAATTTTATTAACGGCAATACCTTGAACTTAAACGAGGGATTTTTCAGTATTAGTAAAACTGAGGATACGCTTGCCCAGGGAGATTATATTTTTCAAAATAAACTGCTAGTACTATTTTACAATACTCCTCAAGACAGTATAGTTAATTATAGGGTATCTAGCCTAACAGACTCAAGCCTGGTAATAAACCAGGCAAATAAAGAATTTCATTTCAAGAATACTGAATTTAATAACCCTAAAGAGGTAATTCCTGCCCCTATGGTAAAAGAAATGATCCCAAGTGCGGGACTTTCTGCAAGCAGTATTGGACGTGGCGCTTTGGGGATGCTCACTTTACTTGTTATCGCTTTTTTATTCAGCAATAATCGTAAAGCCATAAACTGGAAGACCATTGGTATTGGAATTGGTGCTCAATTATTGCTGGCAATTGGAGTTTTAAAGATCACTTTTATTCAGAATATATTTGAATTCGTAGGAAATATCTTCGTGTTAATCCTTGATTTTACTGCAGCGGGAAGTGAATTTCTTCTCGGGGGAATGATGGATGTAGATAGTTTTGGTTTTATTTTCCTTTTCCAGGTTTTACCTACTATTATTTTCTTTTCAGCATTAACCTCGGTGTTGTTTTACCTGGGCGTGATTCAAATTGTGGTAAAAGGATTGGCAATGGTACTTACCAGATTACTCGGTATTTCAGGTGCGGAAAGTTTGAGCGTTGCCGGTAATATTTTTCTTGGTCAAACCGAGGCTCCGCTTATGATTAAAGCCTACCTGGAACGGATGAACCGTTCTGAAATTTTACTGGTAATGATTGGTGGTATGGCTACCGTTGCCGGTGGTGTACTGGCCGCATATATTGGCTTTTTAGGCGGCGATGATCCAGAACTTAGACTTCAATTCGCAAAACACTTGCTTGCGGCATCGGTAATGGCTGCACCTGGCGCGATTGTAGTTTCAAAAATATTATACCCGCAGCAGAATAAAATTAATACTAACGTAGATGTTTCTTCAGATAAAATTGGCTCGAATATCCTTGACGCAATAGCCAACGGGACTACCGAAGGTTTAAAACTTGCAGCCAATGTTGCGGCGATGCTTTTGGTATTTATCGCTTTCATCGCAATGATCAATTACGTACTAAACTGGACAGGGTCCTGGACAGGTATAAATGCTATTTTAGCCGAAAACACACCGTATACCGGTTTTTCCCTGGAGGCGATTTTGGGGACCATTTTCGCTCCTTTAATGTGGCTAATTGGCGTTGCCAAAGAAGATATGATGCTTATGGGCCAGTTACTGGGAATTAAACTTGCCGCAAGTGAATTTGTAGGCTACGTCCAGCTGGCCGATCTTAAAAATACTGCAAATGCGCTTAGCCTTACTTACGAAAAATCGGTGATTATGGCCACTTATATGCTTTGCGGATTTGCTAATTTTGCTTCTATTGGAATTCAAATTGGAGGAATTGGTTCCCTGGCACCGGGGCAAAGAAAAACTTTATCTGAATTTGGGATGAAAGCCTTAATTGGCGGGACTATTGCTTCCCTGCTTTCGGCAACGATCGCCGGAATGATTATCGGATAA
- a CDS encoding bifunctional nuclease family protein, whose amino-acid sequence MSLVRLNIKGISYSQTQNGAYALILSEVDGERKLPIVIGAFEAQSIAIALEKEIKPPRPLTHDLFKNFADRFEITVKQVIIHKLVDGVFYSSLICERDKIEEIIDARTSDAIALALRFDAPIFTYKNILDKAGIFLKGDEAEQEASEKQEEEIISEELLPDDIDIKSDDTNYKKLSLDELKTLLSQAVNNEDYEKAARIRDEISKRK is encoded by the coding sequence ATGAGTTTAGTGCGCCTTAATATAAAAGGAATTTCTTATAGTCAAACCCAAAACGGAGCTTACGCTTTAATCTTAAGCGAAGTAGATGGAGAACGTAAACTTCCCATAGTTATTGGTGCTTTTGAAGCGCAATCTATCGCGATTGCCCTAGAAAAAGAGATTAAACCCCCACGCCCGTTAACCCACGACCTTTTTAAAAATTTCGCCGACAGGTTTGAGATTACCGTAAAACAGGTGATTATACACAAACTGGTAGACGGTGTTTTTTATTCCAGTCTTATTTGCGAACGCGATAAAATTGAAGAAATTATAGATGCTCGCACCAGCGATGCTATTGCTTTAGCGCTAAGATTTGATGCTCCTATTTTCACTTATAAAAACATTCTTGATAAAGCTGGAATTTTCCTGAAAGGAGACGAAGCAGAACAGGAAGCTTCAGAAAAACAGGAAGAAGAAATCATTTCAGAAGAATTACTTCCTGATGATATCGACATCAAATCTGACGATACCAATTACAAAAAATTATCTTTAGACGAACTAAAAACTTTGCTCTCCCAGGCCGTAAATAATGAAGATTACGAGAAAGCGGCACGCATACGGGACGAAATCTCCAAACGCAAATAA
- a CDS encoding electron transfer flavoprotein subunit alpha/FixB family protein codes for MSVLVYTETEDGKFKKAAFEVASYAKEVAGGDEVVAVSFNATDVSELGNYGVSKVLNIQNDKLSKFNAEAYADALTQAAEKEGSKIVVVSQSANSKYLAPLLAVHLNAGYASNVMATPENTDPFTVKRSAFTNKAFNFTKITTDVKIVGLSQNAFGLKENQGDATVEDFSPELKDGDFTVNVESVDKAKDKVTIADAEIVVSGGRGLKGPENWGMIEEMADILGAATACSKPVSDMGWRPHSEHVGQTGKPVASNLYIAVGISGAIQHLAGINAAKTKVVINNDPEAPFFKAADYGVVGDAFEIVPKLNEKLKEFKAKNA; via the coding sequence ATGTCAGTTTTAGTATATACAGAAACCGAAGACGGCAAGTTTAAAAAAGCTGCTTTTGAAGTTGCTTCTTATGCAAAAGAAGTAGCCGGCGGCGATGAAGTAGTAGCCGTTAGTTTTAACGCTACAGATGTTTCTGAACTTGGAAATTATGGTGTGAGCAAAGTGCTGAACATCCAAAATGATAAATTGAGCAAATTTAACGCTGAAGCTTACGCAGATGCATTGACACAAGCTGCAGAAAAAGAAGGAAGCAAGATAGTTGTGGTGAGCCAGAGTGCCAACAGCAAATATTTAGCGCCTCTTTTAGCGGTACATTTAAATGCCGGCTACGCTTCAAATGTAATGGCTACTCCTGAAAATACCGATCCGTTTACAGTTAAAAGAAGTGCTTTTACCAATAAAGCGTTCAATTTCACCAAAATCACTACCGATGTGAAAATCGTGGGACTGTCTCAAAATGCTTTCGGTTTAAAAGAAAATCAGGGTGACGCTACAGTTGAAGATTTTTCACCAGAATTAAAAGATGGAGATTTTACCGTGAATGTAGAATCGGTAGACAAAGCAAAAGACAAAGTAACTATTGCCGATGCAGAGATCGTAGTTTCTGGTGGTCGCGGACTTAAAGGTCCGGAAAACTGGGGCATGATCGAAGAAATGGCCGATATTCTTGGCGCTGCAACCGCTTGTTCCAAACCCGTTAGTGATATGGGCTGGAGACCGCACAGTGAACACGTTGGGCAAACAGGAAAACCTGTAGCTTCTAACCTTTATATTGCCGTGGGAATTTCTGGCGCTATTCAGCATTTAGCCGGAATTAACGCTGCGAAGACCAAAGTAGTGATTAACAACGATCCCGAAGCGCCTTTCTTTAAAGCCGCAGATTACGGTGTTGTTGGTGATGCTTTTGAGATCGTACCTAAGTTAAACGAAAAACTAAAGGAATTTAAAGCGAAAAACGCATAA
- a CDS encoding electron transfer flavoprotein subunit beta/FixA family protein, protein MKILVCISHVPDTTSKINFTDGDSKFDTNGVNFVINPNDEFGLTRAMWFKEKQGASVDVVNVGGAETEPTLRKALAIGADNAIRVDTPATDGFQVAKQLAKVAKEGEYDLIIAGRESIDYNGGMVPGMLAAILDANFINTCISLEVEGDKATAIREIDGGKETLTASLPLVIGGQKGLVEESDLKIPNMRGIMQARKKPLNVVPAEEVSTLTEAVKFEKPAPKGDVKLVDPENLDELIDLLHNEAKAI, encoded by the coding sequence ATGAAAATATTAGTATGTATTAGTCACGTTCCTGATACTACCTCAAAAATCAATTTTACCGACGGCGATTCGAAATTCGATACCAACGGAGTGAATTTTGTAATTAACCCGAATGATGAATTTGGACTTACCCGTGCCATGTGGTTTAAAGAAAAACAAGGCGCAAGTGTAGATGTGGTAAATGTAGGTGGTGCTGAAACCGAACCAACTTTAAGAAAAGCCCTGGCTATTGGAGCCGATAATGCTATAAGAGTAGACACTCCTGCAACCGATGGTTTCCAGGTAGCCAAACAACTTGCAAAAGTTGCTAAAGAAGGCGAATACGATCTTATTATTGCCGGCCGTGAATCTATTGATTATAATGGTGGAATGGTACCGGGAATGCTTGCTGCAATTCTTGATGCTAATTTTATTAATACCTGTATTAGTTTAGAGGTAGAAGGCGACAAAGCCACAGCTATTCGTGAAATAGACGGTGGTAAAGAAACTTTAACCGCTTCCCTTCCACTTGTAATTGGTGGACAAAAAGGTTTGGTTGAAGAAAGCGATCTTAAAATCCCAAATATGCGAGGAATTATGCAAGCGCGTAAAAAACCGTTAAATGTAGTTCCTGCGGAAGAAGTTTCAACGTTAACCGAAGCTGTGAAGTTTGAAAAACCGGCTCCAAAAGGAGACGTTAAACTGGTAGATCCTGAAAATCTTGATGAATTGATAGATTTACTTCACAACGAAGCAAAAGCGATATAA
- a CDS encoding pyruvate dehydrogenase complex E1 component subunit beta — MKTIQFREAVQQAMSEEMRKDDTIYLMGEEVAEYNGAYKASKGMLDEFGPDRVIDTPIAELGFSGIGVGSAMNGNRPIIEFMTFNFSLVGIDQIINNAAKMRQMSGGQFNIPIVFRGPTASAGQLGATHSQAFESWFANCPGLKVIVPSNPYDAKGLLKAAIRDNDPVIFMESEQMYGDKGEVPEEEYVIEIGKADIKREGSDVTIVSFGKIIKEAYKAADKLAEDDISCEIIDLRTIRPMDHETILESVKKTNRLVILEEAWPFGNIATEITYQVQSKAFDYLDAPIVKINTADTPAPYSPVLLKEWLPNSDDVIKAVKQVMYID, encoded by the coding sequence ATGAAGACAATTCAATTTAGGGAAGCCGTTCAGCAAGCGATGAGCGAAGAGATGCGAAAGGACGATACCATTTATCTAATGGGCGAGGAAGTAGCAGAATATAATGGTGCTTATAAAGCTTCTAAAGGTATGTTGGACGAATTTGGCCCAGATCGTGTGATAGATACCCCAATTGCCGAGCTTGGTTTTTCTGGAATTGGTGTAGGTTCAGCAATGAATGGTAACAGGCCAATCATTGAATTTATGACCTTTAATTTCTCTTTAGTTGGAATTGACCAGATAATAAACAATGCGGCCAAAATGCGCCAAATGAGTGGTGGGCAATTTAATATTCCTATCGTTTTTAGAGGGCCAACCGCATCTGCAGGTCAATTAGGTGCAACGCACTCGCAAGCTTTTGAAAGCTGGTTTGCTAACTGCCCCGGTTTAAAAGTTATTGTTCCTTCCAATCCTTACGACGCTAAAGGTTTGCTAAAAGCTGCCATTAGAGATAACGATCCTGTAATCTTTATGGAAAGTGAGCAAATGTATGGTGATAAGGGTGAAGTTCCTGAAGAAGAATATGTAATTGAAATTGGTAAAGCTGATATTAAGAGAGAAGGTAGTGATGTAACAATTGTTTCCTTCGGAAAAATTATTAAAGAAGCTTACAAAGCAGCCGATAAATTAGCTGAAGACGATATTTCTTGTGAAATTATAGATCTTAGAACAATTCGACCAATGGATCACGAAACCATTCTTGAATCTGTAAAGAAAACCAATCGTTTGGTGATCTTGGAAGAAGCCTGGCCTTTTGGAAATATTGCTACTGAAATTACTTACCAGGTACAATCTAAAGCTTTTGATTATTTAGATGCGCCAATTGTAAAAATAAACACTGCCGATACTCCGGCACCTTATTCACCTGTATTGCTTAAAGAATGGTTGCCAAACAGCGACGATGTTATTAAAGCAGTGAAGCAGGTTATGTATATTGACTAA
- a CDS encoding DUF5686 and carboxypeptidase-like regulatory domain-containing protein: protein MAQTKVGGVVKDQNGEALPFVNVIFNNSSVGTTSGENGKFYLQSENNHTELKISFIGYKTEIIQLQQKTNLDMEIVLDEETSNLDEVRILRGKTSKKNNPAIDILKKIWENKRDNGVSAFKQYQYKKYEKLEFDLDGIDSSVVKNPVFNGMEFIFDYADTNRISGKTILPVFINESVSKVYGDNVENQKREDLIGNKNSGFEQNQNLIAAVKDVYDEYNVYNNYIKVFDKSFVSPLSTTGINNYNYILSDSAYIDNKWCYNIIYYPRRENELTFKGDFWVNDTTWAVKKINLDASRDANINWVKELYIEQEFEVLNDSVFIIFKDYFQANFSLTKKESSKGVYAKRTRVFEEYQFDIKKEEDFYDKRAYKFNEEVYKRDTDFWEENRLEKLNREEEDIYVMLDSLTKVPAFKRIYDIATIAESGYVEFNGWDFGPVYSLFDYNQVEGFRTRVGGRTYFGQHDPWRVEGYLAYGFKDNKFKYGISGKWLLDARSRLIVSAGKRRDIDQLGASLTNNTTDVLGRSLASSGLVSVGDNDKLSNIDLSTFNLEIEPWYNFNVRVGASYRELSSASPAFSLDYYTDENFTETASEIKQTEISTTFTYTPKRQTSGFGVERNVVNEEEFPTFFLNYSLGLKDVFNSDFDYKRLQFFYDQPLRIGGFGRANASLEAGKTFGAVPLGLLNVVPGNQTYFAMYNSFPVLNFYEFVTDTYVSAHFNHNFNGRLFARIPLLRELNLRELVGVRAVWGEISEENKALNASGIPLRAPNKEPYYEYSFGVGNILKFLSLEAHFRGNYLEIPESRDFAITASFGFHF, encoded by the coding sequence ATGGCACAAACCAAAGTTGGCGGCGTGGTTAAAGACCAAAACGGCGAAGCGCTTCCATTTGTAAATGTGATCTTTAATAATTCTTCGGTAGGAACAACTTCCGGGGAAAACGGGAAATTCTATTTGCAAAGTGAAAATAACCATACCGAACTCAAAATTTCTTTTATTGGTTATAAAACTGAAATAATCCAACTTCAGCAAAAAACCAATCTCGATATGGAGATTGTGCTAGATGAGGAAACTTCTAATTTAGACGAGGTTCGAATTCTTAGGGGAAAAACCTCAAAAAAGAATAATCCCGCTATAGATATTCTAAAGAAGATCTGGGAAAATAAACGTGACAATGGCGTTTCGGCTTTTAAACAATATCAGTATAAGAAATACGAAAAGCTGGAATTCGATTTAGATGGGATTGATAGCTCTGTAGTGAAAAATCCGGTTTTTAATGGTATGGAATTCATTTTTGATTATGCTGATACCAATAGAATTTCCGGGAAAACTATTCTGCCTGTTTTTATTAACGAATCGGTTTCTAAAGTTTATGGCGATAATGTAGAAAACCAAAAAAGAGAAGATCTTATAGGAAACAAGAACTCCGGTTTTGAACAGAACCAAAACCTAATCGCCGCGGTAAAAGATGTGTATGATGAATATAACGTCTACAATAATTATATCAAGGTTTTTGACAAGAGTTTTGTAAGTCCGCTTTCTACAACCGGCATTAACAATTACAATTATATTTTAAGCGATAGCGCTTATATAGATAACAAATGGTGTTATAATATAATTTATTATCCACGGCGGGAAAACGAACTAACTTTTAAAGGAGATTTTTGGGTGAATGATACCACCTGGGCGGTGAAGAAAATTAACCTTGATGCTTCGCGTGATGCTAATATAAATTGGGTGAAAGAATTGTATATAGAGCAAGAATTTGAAGTGCTTAACGATTCGGTTTTTATAATTTTCAAAGATTATTTTCAGGCGAATTTCTCGTTAACCAAAAAAGAAAGTTCAAAAGGGGTTTACGCGAAACGCACCCGGGTTTTTGAAGAATATCAGTTCGACATAAAGAAAGAAGAAGACTTTTACGACAAGCGAGCTTATAAATTCAACGAAGAGGTCTATAAACGCGATACAGATTTTTGGGAAGAAAACCGCCTGGAAAAACTTAATAGGGAAGAGGAAGATATTTATGTAATGTTGGATAGTTTAACCAAAGTTCCGGCATTTAAAAGGATTTATGATATCGCCACTATTGCAGAATCGGGTTATGTAGAATTCAACGGTTGGGATTTTGGCCCGGTATATTCTTTGTTCGACTATAACCAGGTTGAAGGATTTAGAACGCGTGTAGGCGGTAGAACGTATTTTGGGCAACACGATCCCTGGCGAGTAGAAGGTTATTTAGCCTACGGATTTAAAGATAATAAATTTAAATATGGAATTTCTGGAAAATGGCTTTTGGATGCGCGTTCGCGTTTAATAGTTTCTGCAGGTAAAAGAAGGGATATAGATCAACTGGGAGCAAGTTTAACCAATAATACAACCGATGTTTTGGGCCGTAGTTTGGCTTCATCTGGTTTGGTAAGCGTTGGCGATAACGATAAATTGAGTAATATAGATTTAAGTACTTTTAATCTTGAAATTGAGCCCTGGTATAATTTTAATGTTCGGGTTGGTGCTTCTTACCGCGAGCTAAGTTCGGCATCTCCCGCGTTTAGTTTAGATTATTATACAGATGAAAATTTTACAGAAACGGCTTCAGAAATAAAGCAAACCGAAATATCTACAACTTTCACCTATACCCCAAAGAGACAAACTTCAGGATTTGGAGTGGAAAGAAATGTGGTGAACGAAGAAGAATTCCCCACCTTCTTTCTTAATTATTCGCTTGGCCTTAAAGATGTTTTTAATAGCGATTTTGACTATAAAAGACTACAGTTTTTTTACGATCAGCCGCTTAGAATTGGCGGATTTGGCAGGGCAAATGCCAGTTTGGAAGCAGGAAAAACTTTTGGCGCAGTTCCGCTGGGGCTTTTAAACGTGGTGCCGGGAAATCAAACATATTTTGCGATGTATAATTCATTTCCCGTGCTTAACTTCTATGAATTTGTAACCGATACATATGTTTCAGCGCATTTTAATCATAATTTCAACGGAAGGTTATTTGCCAGGATTCCGCTGTTGCGAGAATTAAATTTAAGAGAGCTTGTTGGTGTTAGGGCAGTTTGGGGAGAAATTTCAGAAGAAAATAAAGCATTGAACGCTTCAGGAATTCCTTTACGAGCTCCTAATAAAGAACCTTATTACGAATATAGTTTTGGAGTTGGAAATATTTTAAAATTTTTAAGCCTGGAAGCTCATTTTAGAGGAAATTATCTTGAAATTCCAGAATCCCGGGATTTTGCAATAACTGCTTCCTTCGGTTTTCACTTTTAA
- a CDS encoding inorganic diphosphatase, translating into MSESFDVLIEIPKGSRNKYEYDFELKKVRYDRMIFSSMMYPADYGFIPNTLALDSDPLDVLVLVSEPTFPGVVMEVKPIGVFHMADEKGPDEKIICVPVSDPIWNRLNDLNELNGHMIKEIEHFFKVYKDLEKKKVDVGGWGDAKEARKIIKDCVERYENYDGDKDRFGILP; encoded by the coding sequence ATGTCAGAAAGTTTTGATGTATTAATAGAAATCCCAAAAGGGAGTAGAAACAAATATGAATACGATTTTGAATTAAAGAAAGTCCGTTACGACAGGATGATCTTTTCTTCTATGATGTATCCCGCCGATTACGGTTTTATTCCAAATACACTTGCGCTAGACAGCGACCCGCTAGATGTTTTGGTATTGGTGAGTGAGCCTACTTTTCCTGGAGTTGTAATGGAAGTAAAGCCAATTGGCGTTTTCCATATGGCCGATGAAAAAGGACCTGATGAAAAAATTATTTGTGTACCGGTATCAGATCCTATTTGGAATAGATTAAATGATCTAAATGAACTTAATGGTCATATGATCAAAGAAATTGAACATTTCTTTAAAGTTTACAAAGATCTTGAGAAGAAAAAAGTAGATGTTGGTGGTTGGGGTGATGCTAAGGAGGCTCGCAAAATCATTAAAGATTGTGTGGAGCGTTATGAGAATTATGATGGCGACAAAGATCGTTTTGGGATACTACCATAA
- a CDS encoding sodium-translocating pyrophosphatase has protein sequence MESMMIYMPAILAIIGLIFMWVKRSWVMKQDAGDGKMKDIASHIYEGALAFLNAEYKLLSFFVIGASIALAGIAYVVPTTHYLIIVAFIFGAFFSALAGNMGMKIATQTNVRTTQAARTSLPQALKVSFGGGTVMGLGVAGLAVLGLTAFFIFFFHYFMGGEWTNTTQMTVVLETLAGFSLGAESIALFARVGGGIYTKAADVGADLVGKVEAGIPEDDPRNPATIADNVGDNVGDVAGMGADLFGSYVATVLAAMVLGNYIIEDMGGNIVDAGFGGIGPILLPMAIAGAGIIISIVGTLLVKISSNSAKEAEVQKALNIGNWTAIALVAVASYFLVTWMLPKETLTMGFFVGGAEGFEYMDISSIRVFYACLVGIVVGGVISAVTEYYTGLGKKPVLSIVQNSSTGAGTNIIAGLATGMISTFFSVLLFAFAIWASYAFAGFYGVALAASAMMATTAMQLAIDAFGPIADNAGGIAEMSELPAEVRERTDILDSVGNTTAATGKGFAIASAALTSLALFAAYVTFTGIDGINIFKAPVLAMLFIGGMVPVVFSALAMKSVGKAAMKMVEEVRRQFKSIPGIMEGTAKPEYDKCVAISTEAALKEMLLPGVLTIGFPIAIALIPMLFGYENVLIAEMLGGYMAGVTVSGVLWAIFQNNAGGAWDNAKKSFEAGVMINGEMTYKGSEAHKAAVTGDTVGDPFKDTSGPSMNILIKLTCLIGLVIAPILGGHTESDIPNEGASIEMEEGINAEDISEEIQVNMTSEGNKTIAKVRITTTRKGETKVQQKTFTGTKAEVEKQVQDLKDKA, from the coding sequence ATGGAATCAATGATGATTTATATGCCTGCAATACTGGCTATAATAGGGCTCATTTTTATGTGGGTTAAAAGATCCTGGGTAATGAAACAGGATGCCGGAGACGGAAAAATGAAAGATATTGCTTCTCATATCTACGAAGGAGCACTTGCCTTTCTTAATGCAGAATATAAATTACTTAGCTTTTTTGTAATTGGTGCCAGTATAGCCCTTGCGGGTATTGCTTATGTTGTGCCAACTACTCATTATCTGATTATTGTTGCTTTTATTTTTGGAGCCTTTTTTTCTGCCCTGGCAGGAAATATGGGCATGAAGATAGCTACCCAAACTAATGTTCGTACTACCCAGGCAGCCCGAACCAGCCTGCCACAGGCATTAAAAGTTTCTTTTGGCGGTGGTACCGTTATGGGACTTGGTGTTGCGGGATTGGCCGTACTTGGGTTAACCGCTTTTTTTATCTTTTTCTTTCATTATTTTATGGGCGGGGAATGGACAAATACTACACAAATGACAGTGGTTTTGGAAACCCTTGCCGGGTTTTCACTGGGCGCTGAATCTATAGCCTTATTCGCCCGTGTGGGTGGAGGAATTTATACTAAAGCCGCCGATGTTGGTGCAGATTTAGTGGGAAAAGTTGAAGCCGGAATCCCGGAAGACGATCCTCGAAATCCTGCCACTATTGCCGATAACGTGGGAGATAACGTTGGCGATGTAGCAGGAATGGGAGCCGATCTCTTTGGTAGTTATGTGGCCACCGTTCTTGCAGCGATGGTTTTAGGAAACTACATTATTGAAGATATGGGCGGAAATATCGTTGATGCCGGTTTTGGTGGAATTGGACCCATTTTACTACCAATGGCCATAGCCGGTGCCGGAATTATTATTTCCATTGTCGGAACACTATTAGTAAAAATTAGCAGCAACTCGGCTAAAGAAGCTGAGGTTCAAAAAGCATTAAATATTGGAAACTGGACGGCTATAGCACTTGTTGCCGTGGCTAGTTATTTTCTGGTAACCTGGATGCTGCCAAAAGAAACCCTAACTATGGGCTTTTTTGTTGGTGGAGCAGAAGGTTTTGAGTATATGGATATCTCTTCAATTAGAGTATTTTATGCCTGTTTGGTAGGTATTGTGGTTGGTGGTGTAATTTCAGCAGTAACCGAATATTATACCGGGTTGGGTAAAAAACCGGTACTTTCTATTGTTCAAAATTCCAGTACCGGAGCAGGAACAAATATTATTGCCGGTCTCGCTACCGGAATGATTTCAACATTTTTTTCGGTTTTATTATTTGCGTTTGCTATTTGGGCTTCTTACGCTTTCGCCGGATTCTACGGCGTTGCGCTTGCAGCTTCAGCAATGATGGCAACTACCGCTATGCAGTTAGCTATTGATGCCTTTGGGCCAATTGCCGATAATGCAGGGGGAATTGCTGAAATGAGCGAACTTCCCGCTGAAGTTAGAGAGCGTACCGATATCCTGGATTCTGTAGGAAATACAACTGCGGCTACAGGAAAAGGTTTTGCAATTGCTTCAGCAGCCCTGACTTCCTTAGCTCTTTTTGCGGCTTACGTGACTTTTACGGGAATTGATGGAATTAATATTTTTAAAGCCCCGGTATTGGCAATGTTATTTATTGGCGGAATGGTGCCGGTTGTTTTTTCGGCTTTAGCGATGAAATCTGTTGGTAAAGCAGCGATGAAAATGGTGGAAGAAGTTAGACGACAGTTTAAAAGTATTCCCGGGATTATGGAAGGAACCGCAAAACCTGAATACGATAAATGTGTAGCTATTTCTACTGAAGCAGCTTTAAAAGAAATGTTGCTGCCAGGAGTATTAACCATTGGTTTTCCTATTGCAATTGCACTAATCCCGATGCTTTTTGGTTACGAAAATGTGTTGATTGCTGAAATGCTTGGTGGTTATATGGCCGGGGTTACGGTAAGCGGAGTGCTTTGGGCGATATTTCAGAATAACGCAGGTGGCGCCTGGGATAATGCTAAAAAATCTTTTGAAGCAGGAGTAATGATTAATGGGGAAATGACTTACAAAGGTTCTGAAGCGCATAAAGCGGCGGTGACCGGTGATACGGTTGGAGATCCTTTTAAAGATACTTCAGGCCCGTCTATGAATATTTTAATAAAATTAACCTGTCTAATTGGTTTGGTAATCGCGCCAATTCTAGGTGGCCATACTGAAAGTGATATTCCTAACGAAGGGGCTTCTATTGAGATGGAAGAAGGCATAAATGCTGAAGACATTTCAGAAGAAATTCAGGTAAATATGACTTCCGAAGGAAATAAAACCATTGCAAAAGTGAGAATTACCACCACGAGAAAAGGTGAAACCAAAGTTCAGCAGAAAACCTTTACCGGTACAAAAGCTGAGGTTGAAAAACAAGTACAGGATTTAAAAGATAAAGCCTGA